A genomic window from Sulfurospirillum multivorans DSM 12446 includes:
- the tyrS gene encoding tyrosine--tRNA ligase, whose protein sequence is MRIQNAIQEIKRGISEIIDEERIGTLLKNYFEKGETFLVKAGFDPTAPDLHLGHTVLLQKMALLQKFGAVVQFLIGDFTGMIGDPTGKNETRKKLTREVVLANAQSYKEQVFKILDPEKTVVMFNSEWLSSLGASGLIELTTTFSVARMLEREDFEKRYKSQMPISISEFLYPLLQGYDSVAMKSDIEMGGTDQKFNLLMGRHMQRTYNIGKEQAVIMMPLLEGLDGVNKMSKSLGNYIGVTDLPSEMFGKMLSISDELMWRYYELLSTQSLEEIAVLKKEVESGNVHPKHAKEMIALEIIERYHGKAEALEAKAEFDRVHSQNEIPTDIETFTCKEYPIWIAKALVDCGLEISTSQARRDIKQGAVKLDQEKVDDEQLQLECGEYILQVGKRKFARLKVQ, encoded by the coding sequence ATGCGGATTCAAAATGCGATTCAAGAGATCAAACGAGGCATTAGTGAGATTATTGATGAAGAGCGTATTGGTACATTACTCAAAAATTATTTTGAAAAAGGGGAGACTTTTTTAGTCAAAGCGGGGTTTGATCCAACCGCACCCGATCTTCACTTAGGCCATACGGTTTTACTTCAAAAAATGGCACTGCTTCAAAAATTTGGCGCAGTCGTGCAGTTCTTAATTGGTGATTTTACCGGTATGATCGGTGATCCGACGGGTAAAAATGAGACACGTAAAAAACTGACACGCGAAGTGGTTTTAGCCAACGCGCAAAGCTATAAAGAACAAGTTTTTAAAATTTTAGATCCTGAAAAAACCGTTGTTATGTTTAACTCAGAATGGTTAAGCTCTCTGGGTGCCAGTGGTTTAATTGAACTGACAACGACCTTTAGTGTCGCGCGAATGCTAGAGCGCGAAGATTTTGAAAAACGCTATAAGTCTCAAATGCCAATTTCCATCAGTGAGTTTTTATACCCACTGCTTCAAGGCTATGACAGTGTTGCGATGAAAAGTGACATTGAAATGGGTGGAACCGATCAGAAGTTTAACCTTTTGATGGGACGTCATATGCAACGCACGTATAACATCGGCAAAGAGCAAGCGGTTATTATGATGCCTTTGCTTGAAGGGCTGGATGGCGTTAATAAAATGAGTAAATCCTTGGGCAATTATATTGGCGTTACCGATCTTCCTTCAGAGATGTTTGGTAAGATGCTGAGCATCAGTGATGAATTGATGTGGCGTTATTATGAACTGTTGAGTACTCAAAGTTTAGAAGAGATTGCAGTCCTTAAAAAAGAGGTAGAATCTGGCAACGTGCATCCAAAACATGCCAAAGAGATGATCGCTTTAGAAATCATTGAGCGTTATCATGGTAAAGCAGAAGCGCTAGAAGCCAAAGCAGAGTTTGACCGTGTGCATTCGCAAAATGAGATTCCAACGGATATTGAAACCTTTACATGTAAAGAATACCCCATCTGGATCGCCAAAGCTTTGGTGGACTGCGGACTTGAAATCTCAACATCCCAAGCCAGACGTGACATCAAGCAAGGTGCCGTCAAACTGGATCAAGAAAAAGTAGACGATGAACAATTACAACTGGAATGCGGAGAGTATATTCTGCAAGTTGGTAAGCGAAAATTTGCTCGATTAAAGGTGCAATAA
- a CDS encoding nitronate monooxygenase: MAFNPLKIGKYTLDYPIIQGGMGLGISWDKLAGTVSLEGCLGVISSVGTGYYENTHFSKKNINTRPFDTENFYSKEALTAIVNNARKICGSKPLAMNILYAINDYERVIKDSCEAGVNIIITGAGLPTNMPEFTADYPDVALVPIVSSAKALKIICKRWTQRYNRLPDAIVVEGPLSGGHQGFTYEQCAMEEYQLENLIAPIKEEIKAWGDFPLIAAGGVWDHNDILKMMALGADGVQMGTRFIGTHECDAAQNFKEVLLKAHKEDIQLFKSPVGYPARGVRTNLIQMVEKREGPPIRCISNCVSPCHRGQEAKAVGYCIADSLSDAYMGKLETGLFFTGANGYKLNEIISVKELIVKLVHGEEN; encoded by the coding sequence ATGGCATTTAACCCTCTCAAAATTGGCAAATACACACTGGACTATCCAATTATCCAAGGTGGTATGGGTTTAGGAATTAGCTGGGATAAGCTTGCTGGAACGGTAAGTTTAGAAGGTTGTTTGGGTGTGATTAGCTCTGTGGGAACAGGCTATTATGAAAACACACACTTTAGTAAGAAAAATATCAATACACGCCCTTTTGATACAGAGAATTTCTACTCAAAAGAGGCTTTAACAGCAATTGTGAACAATGCACGTAAGATTTGTGGATCAAAGCCTTTGGCTATGAATATTCTCTACGCGATTAATGATTATGAACGTGTCATTAAAGACTCGTGCGAAGCCGGTGTTAATATTATTATTACCGGAGCGGGGCTTCCCACCAATATGCCTGAATTTACCGCGGATTATCCTGATGTGGCTTTAGTCCCGATTGTCTCATCGGCTAAAGCGCTTAAAATTATCTGTAAACGCTGGACGCAACGTTATAACCGACTTCCTGATGCTATTGTGGTTGAAGGTCCTTTGAGTGGTGGACACCAAGGATTTACCTATGAACAATGTGCCATGGAAGAGTATCAGCTTGAAAATTTGATTGCTCCTATTAAAGAAGAGATCAAAGCGTGGGGCGATTTTCCACTCATTGCAGCAGGTGGCGTATGGGATCATAACGATATTTTAAAAATGATGGCATTAGGTGCGGACGGTGTTCAAATGGGCACCCGTTTTATTGGAACGCATGAGTGTGATGCTGCTCAAAATTTTAAAGAAGTTTTGCTCAAAGCGCATAAGGAAGATATTCAACTCTTTAAATCACCCGTTGGCTATCCCGCGCGAGGAGTAAGAACCAATCTTATTCAGATGGTTGAGAAAAGAGAAGGCCCTCCTATTCGCTGTATTAGTAACTGCGTCAGCCCTTGTCATAGAGGACAAGAGGCTAAAGCAGTAGGTTACTGTATTGCTGATAGTTTGAGTGACGCTTACATGGGAAAATTAGAGACAGGGCTCTTTTTTACAGGAGCCAATGGCTATAAACTCAATGAAATTATTAGTGTGAAAGAATTGATTGTAAAGCTGGTACATGGGGAAGAGAATTAG
- a CDS encoding N-acetylmuramoyl-L-alanine amidase has protein sequence MGKRIRAFFVLVLMGCALFGAPNYMQQLEQYDAQMKSANNDETLRVFHGLKAIYIQAIIGSDNALKKETLERLIKTAKLLKLDASKYEAELATMSKGSRKTAPSKPLIPPPAAEESFAASNSSPKTTTAPVSSAFPAAKESQVAALPATTQLTSTLPKSYKGKNVLHRVTTSEEEIVLDFGSAVAENSVKVFVLKSANSYKKIIDLPAIIMNAPLTITTPKKLQNLRISQYNTNTIRIILDASSSFETYVSVLDNQVILSLDKKPILREKRIMAPTAEAPQNAPIVATLPKPSAKASVATTSVIPVEAPFVPSKASSKTRLKRDKTIVIDAGHGGKDAGAIGYKQRLEKHLVLNVALQLGKELKSRGYKVYYTRQKDVFIKLRDRTKVANDKNADLFVSLHANAAPTEAKKLSMKGLETFFLSPDRSERSKNVAALENQSDMEEMDFYSKETFLNVFNREKIVLSNKIAIDVQSSMLKSVRKKYSVEDGGVREAPFWVLVGATMPSVLVELGYISNPEESDNMFNPQYQRHLVDGISDGIDQYYANNP, from the coding sequence ATGGGGAAGAGAATTAGAGCATTCTTTGTTTTGGTGTTGATGGGGTGTGCTCTTTTTGGCGCACCCAACTATATGCAACAGTTAGAGCAATACGATGCTCAAATGAAAAGTGCCAATAACGATGAGACGTTGCGTGTTTTTCATGGACTCAAAGCGATCTATATTCAAGCAATTATTGGAAGCGATAATGCGCTTAAAAAAGAGACCTTAGAACGCCTCATTAAAACCGCCAAGCTCCTCAAGCTTGATGCTTCAAAGTATGAGGCTGAACTGGCTACTATGAGTAAAGGGAGTCGAAAAACAGCTCCTTCTAAGCCACTTATTCCTCCACCTGCGGCGGAAGAGAGTTTTGCAGCATCAAACAGTAGCCCTAAAACTACCACTGCTCCTGTATCTTCTGCCTTCCCTGCTGCAAAAGAGAGCCAGGTGGCTGCACTGCCTGCAACAACACAGCTCACTTCAACGCTTCCTAAAAGCTATAAGGGAAAAAATGTATTGCATCGTGTTACCACTAGCGAAGAAGAGATTGTGCTTGATTTTGGCTCTGCGGTTGCTGAAAATAGCGTCAAGGTCTTTGTCTTAAAAAGTGCCAATAGTTATAAAAAAATTATCGATCTTCCTGCCATTATTATGAATGCACCTTTAACCATTACGACCCCTAAAAAATTACAAAATCTACGCATCAGCCAGTACAATACCAATACAATCCGCATTATCTTAGATGCTTCAAGTTCCTTTGAGACGTATGTAAGCGTTTTGGATAATCAAGTGATCTTATCGCTGGACAAAAAGCCAATTTTACGTGAGAAAAGAATCATGGCACCAACGGCTGAAGCACCTCAGAACGCACCCATTGTGGCAACTCTCCCTAAGCCTTCCGCCAAAGCGTCTGTAGCCACAACGTCTGTTATTCCTGTTGAGGCACCTTTTGTACCAAGCAAAGCCTCCAGTAAAACAAGGTTGAAGCGAGATAAAACGATCGTGATTGATGCGGGGCATGGTGGTAAGGATGCGGGTGCCATTGGATATAAGCAGCGTTTAGAAAAACATCTGGTACTTAATGTGGCATTGCAACTGGGGAAAGAGCTCAAATCTCGTGGCTATAAAGTCTATTATACCCGTCAAAAAGATGTTTTTATTAAACTACGAGATCGAACGAAGGTTGCCAATGATAAAAATGCCGATCTATTTGTTTCTCTGCACGCCAATGCAGCACCAACGGAAGCAAAAAAACTCTCTATGAAAGGCTTAGAGACCTTCTTTCTCTCTCCCGATCGCTCAGAGCGTTCTAAAAACGTCGCAGCTTTAGAGAACCAATCGGATATGGAAGAGATGGATTTTTACTCCAAAGAGACCTTTCTCAATGTCTTTAATCGTGAGAAGATTGTACTCTCCAACAAAATCGCGATTGATGTGCAATCGAGTATGCTCAAAAGTGTGCGCAAAAAGTACAGCGTGGAAGATGGTGGTGTCAGAGAAGCGCCATTTTGGGTCTTAGTAGGAGCTACGATGCCTTCTGTTTTGGTGGAATTAGGCTATATCAGCAACCCTGAAGAGTCCGATAATATGTTCAATCCTCAGTACCAAAGGCATTTGGTTGATGGTATTAGCGATGGTATTGATCAGTATTACGCTAACAATCCTTGA
- a CDS encoding competence/damage-inducible protein A, with protein sequence MHQFYSVIIGTELLNGRRVDKHFAFINQELQDRGLLHVGSFVIEDKPLLIQNCFKMILDDPQSVMFCFGGIGATPDDLTRAIASEVFTAQPLRLHVKAKELIEAQYGKEAYPHRVTMAMLPPEAELLHNVVNHVPGFSLFQRFFFTPGFPSMAWPMVKEALDQYFPIQPKLYSESFIVETTENDLIEIMEALPKELSFSSLPRFVGDKRIAEIYIAHADKEKVEQWSRYFNDQGLLA encoded by the coding sequence ATGCACCAATTCTACTCTGTGATCATCGGCACTGAGCTGCTCAATGGTCGCAGAGTAGACAAACACTTTGCCTTTATCAACCAAGAACTCCAAGATCGCGGACTTTTACATGTAGGGAGTTTTGTGATCGAAGACAAACCTCTTTTGATTCAAAACTGTTTTAAGATGATTTTAGATGATCCCCAAAGCGTTATGTTCTGTTTTGGTGGTATTGGTGCCACACCCGATGATCTGACCCGTGCTATCGCTAGTGAGGTGTTTACAGCCCAACCTCTACGCTTACATGTAAAAGCAAAAGAGCTCATTGAAGCGCAGTATGGCAAAGAGGCCTATCCTCATCGTGTCACAATGGCGATGCTTCCTCCAGAGGCCGAACTTCTACACAATGTGGTCAATCACGTCCCTGGATTTTCCCTCTTTCAACGCTTCTTTTTTACACCCGGTTTTCCTTCAATGGCATGGCCGATGGTCAAAGAAGCCCTCGATCAATACTTCCCTATTCAGCCTAAACTTTACAGTGAGTCCTTCATTGTGGAAACAACCGAAAATGATCTTATCGAGATTATGGAAGCGCTTCCTAAAGAGCTCAGTTTCTCTTCTCTGCCTCGTTTTGTGGGCGATAAACGTATCGCAGAAATTTACATTGCCCATGCCGATAAAGAGAAAGTCGAGCAGTGGTCACGCTATTTTAACGATCAAGGATTGTTAGCGTAA
- a CDS encoding adenylate kinase codes for MKRLFLIIGAPGSGKTTDASLIAEKNCDVIAHYSTGELLRDEVASGSELGKTIDSFVSAGNLVPLDIVINTIVSAIKNSPKNVVLIDGFPRSDEQMKALDAILDTETTVKLVSVIEVEVSEQVACDRVLGRARGADDNVQVFKNRMKVYTEPLAGIQAFYGAKSLLHKINGERSIEEIVNEMEDFVKSNI; via the coding sequence GTGAAGAGACTATTTTTGATTATTGGTGCCCCAGGCAGTGGTAAAACAACGGATGCGAGTTTAATTGCTGAGAAAAATTGCGATGTGATCGCGCACTATTCAACCGGCGAATTGCTTCGTGATGAAGTGGCAAGTGGTAGTGAACTGGGTAAAACGATTGATTCGTTTGTCAGTGCAGGCAATCTCGTCCCTCTTGACATTGTTATCAATACCATCGTCAGTGCTATCAAAAATAGCCCTAAAAATGTTGTCCTCATAGACGGCTTCCCACGCTCCGATGAGCAGATGAAAGCGCTCGATGCGATCCTTGATACAGAGACAACCGTTAAACTGGTTTCAGTTATTGAAGTTGAAGTCAGTGAGCAAGTCGCATGTGACCGTGTTTTAGGACGTGCACGTGGAGCGGATGATAACGTTCAAGTCTTCAAAAACCGTATGAAGGTTTATACAGAGCCCTTAGCAGGTATCCAAGCATTTTACGGTGCGAAAAGCCTTCTTCATAAAATCAATGGAGAGAGAAGCATTGAAGAAATCGTCAACGAAATGGAAGATTTCGTCAAAAGCAACATCTGA
- the aspS gene encoding aspartate--tRNA ligase, protein MRSHYCTDLDIANIGEIVEVCGWANSNRDHGGVIFIDLRDKSGLVQLVCDPADSISAHDLAAHVRDEFVLKAKGKVRARGEGLENPRLKTGKIEIVVDELIIENASETVPFVIGDNNVGEDVRLKYRYLDLRNPKAYEIFKLRSKATIAVRNSLDAQGFLEVETPILTKSTPEGARDYLVPSRVHNGEFYALPQSPQLFKQLLMCAGFDRYFQVAKCFRDEDLRADRQPEFTQIDIEMSFCDQEDVMKVTENLLKDVFKACGHEITTPFNRIRFKEAMEKYGSDKPDLRYDLSMIDVIDIFAKCKNEIFSNIAKDTKKNRIKALKVPNGDTIFSKRQMQGFEEYVRKFGASGLGYFQMKEEGLKGPLAKFFDEEDLQAIVNAADLHVGDAIFFGAGEKKLVLDYMGRFRIFLAEAMNIIPKDRFEFVWVVDFEMFEVENGRVKALHHPFTMPKDIDNTPIDEMESIAYDVVLNGVELGGGSIRIHKKEIQQKVFKLLGISDEEADEKFEFLLDALKFGAPPHGGLAIGLDRLMMLITKSESIRDVIAFPKTQKAQCLLTRAPSAVEGDQLRDLGIRLREKTK, encoded by the coding sequence TTGAGAAGTCATTATTGTACAGATTTAGATATCGCTAACATTGGCGAGATTGTAGAAGTGTGTGGCTGGGCAAATAGCAACAGAGATCACGGTGGGGTTATCTTCATTGACCTTCGTGATAAATCGGGGTTGGTACAACTGGTGTGCGACCCAGCAGATAGCATCAGCGCGCATGACCTTGCCGCCCACGTTAGAGATGAATTTGTCTTAAAAGCCAAAGGCAAAGTAAGAGCCAGAGGGGAAGGATTGGAAAATCCTCGTCTTAAAACAGGTAAAATCGAAATTGTTGTCGATGAATTGATCATTGAAAATGCCAGTGAAACTGTTCCGTTTGTCATCGGCGATAACAATGTGGGTGAAGATGTCCGTCTGAAGTACCGTTACCTTGATCTTCGTAATCCCAAAGCCTACGAAATTTTTAAACTGAGAAGTAAAGCCACGATTGCCGTTCGTAATTCACTCGATGCGCAAGGCTTTTTGGAAGTTGAAACGCCCATTTTAACCAAATCAACGCCTGAGGGAGCACGCGATTATCTCGTTCCAAGTCGTGTTCACAATGGTGAATTTTATGCCCTTCCACAATCGCCTCAACTTTTCAAACAACTTTTAATGTGTGCAGGATTTGATCGTTATTTCCAAGTGGCGAAATGTTTCCGTGACGAAGATTTACGCGCGGATCGTCAGCCTGAATTTACCCAAATTGACATCGAGATGAGTTTTTGTGACCAAGAAGACGTGATGAAAGTAACTGAAAATCTTTTAAAAGATGTTTTCAAAGCGTGCGGTCATGAGATCACCACTCCGTTTAATCGTATTCGTTTTAAAGAGGCTATGGAAAAATACGGCTCCGACAAACCTGATCTTCGTTATGATCTTTCGATGATTGATGTAATTGACATCTTTGCGAAATGTAAAAATGAAATTTTTAGTAACATTGCCAAAGACACCAAGAAAAATCGTATCAAAGCGCTTAAAGTACCCAATGGCGACACTATCTTCTCCAAACGTCAAATGCAAGGGTTTGAAGAGTATGTTCGCAAATTTGGCGCCTCGGGACTCGGCTATTTTCAAATGAAAGAAGAAGGGCTTAAAGGTCCTTTGGCAAAATTCTTTGATGAAGAAGATTTGCAAGCCATTGTGAACGCGGCAGATTTACATGTAGGCGACGCGATCTTCTTTGGTGCGGGTGAGAAGAAGCTCGTTCTGGATTACATGGGCCGTTTTCGTATCTTCTTAGCCGAAGCGATGAACATTATCCCCAAAGATCGATTTGAGTTTGTGTGGGTAGTGGATTTTGAGATGTTTGAAGTCGAAAATGGTAGAGTCAAAGCACTTCACCATCCCTTCACCATGCCAAAAGACATTGACAACACACCGATTGATGAGATGGAGTCTATCGCCTACGATGTCGTTCTCAACGGTGTTGAACTGGGTGGCGGTAGTATCAGAATTCATAAGAAAGAGATTCAACAAAAAGTCTTTAAGCTTCTTGGCATTAGCGATGAAGAGGCAGATGAGAAGTTTGAATTCTTACTCGATGCGCTTAAATTTGGTGCACCTCCACATGGTGGTTTAGCTATTGGACTTGATCGTTTGATGATGCTGATTACCAAAAGTGAGAGTATTCGTGATGTGATTGCCTTCCCTAAAACCCAAAAAGCACAATGCTTATTAACACGTGCTCCAAGTGCGGTTGAGGGTGATCAGTTGCGTGACCTTGGCATTAGACTTAGAGAAAAAACCAAATAA
- a CDS encoding GGDEF domain-containing protein, translating into MHLMIMIGELVFLIIGALFLVRALSPIKRLISELPDGTLKRRWRLLSNLTLFFLLFYFVFGYNLWLLRESITVLSMLGSLMLLLGGIASYVMGQLALQTANDVKDMAILQHESITDALTGLKNRRYFDQRMSEEVALSLRHKLPLSLMLLDVDHFKKINDTYGHQIGDEVLSSLAKLISGMVRDSDIVARYGGEEIAIITPRTSKEEAALLAERLRDLIEKTTVAMVGTTQEVVQVTVSLGICSLSPVITDKDALIEESDQALYLAKKYGRNRVVVSNW; encoded by the coding sequence ATGCATCTCATGATTATGATCGGTGAATTGGTTTTTTTAATTATCGGGGCTCTTTTCTTAGTGCGCGCACTCTCCCCCATTAAGCGGTTGATTTCTGAGCTGCCTGATGGAACGCTAAAGCGGCGTTGGAGACTCTTAAGCAATCTTACACTCTTTTTTCTCCTCTTTTACTTTGTTTTTGGCTATAACTTATGGTTATTGCGTGAAAGCATCACCGTGCTCTCAATGCTTGGCTCTTTAATGCTCCTTTTAGGCGGTATTGCTTCATATGTGATGGGACAACTTGCACTTCAAACCGCCAATGATGTCAAAGATATGGCAATTTTACAGCATGAAAGCATTACAGACGCGCTTACGGGGCTTAAAAACAGGCGCTATTTTGACCAACGCATGAGTGAAGAGGTTGCTCTCTCCTTGCGCCATAAACTTCCTTTGAGTTTAATGCTTTTAGATGTGGATCATTTCAAAAAAATCAACGATACGTATGGGCACCAAATTGGGGATGAAGTCCTCTCCTCGCTTGCTAAACTCATTTCAGGAATGGTGCGCGATAGCGACATTGTTGCCCGATATGGGGGCGAAGAGATTGCCATTATTACTCCTCGAACCAGCAAAGAAGAGGCGGCACTTTTAGCGGAGCGATTACGCGATTTGATTGAAAAAACGACGGTTGCAATGGTTGGAACCACGCAAGAGGTTGTGCAAGTGACGGTGAGTTTGGGGATTTGCTCACTCAGCCCTGTCATTACGGATAAAGATGCCCTCATAGAAGAGAGTGATCAAGCCCTTTACTTGGCAAAAAAATACGGACGAAACAGGGTTGTGGTGAGTAATTGGTAA
- a CDS encoding YajG family lipoprotein, which translates to MKHLFFAAVALLIFSGCTYKNEALSLESYKAEYKGPITRDKKVVYLKPVKDLRAKKNIIGYVDQKSSTTINFYSNENFAEKYTEGLGYALNLAGFNTDASSNEANLIVEVSIKDIELIYNDKNFDANLNGEIEIEVVVRKGDDVITQNFRQKGSKWIAPSYNSKDLEPFLYSLFTDSIDQIVTRLTRM; encoded by the coding sequence ATGAAACATCTCTTTTTTGCAGCGGTTGCACTGCTTATTTTTAGCGGTTGTACCTACAAAAATGAAGCATTGAGTTTAGAATCGTACAAAGCCGAATACAAAGGCCCCATCACACGCGATAAGAAAGTCGTTTATCTAAAACCCGTAAAAGATCTACGTGCGAAGAAAAATATTATCGGTTATGTGGATCAAAAAAGTTCCACCACCATCAACTTCTACAGTAACGAAAATTTTGCTGAGAAATACACAGAAGGGTTGGGATATGCACTCAATCTTGCAGGCTTTAACACCGACGCTTCAAGCAATGAAGCGAACCTGATTGTCGAAGTCTCTATTAAAGATATTGAGCTTATTTACAATGACAAAAATTTTGATGCAAACCTTAACGGCGAGATCGAAATTGAAGTGGTTGTGCGTAAAGGGGACGATGTGATCACCCAAAACTTCCGCCAAAAAGGGAGCAAATGGATCGCACCTTCATATAACTCAAAAGATTTAGAGCCGTTCTTGTACTCGTTATTTACAGACAGTATCGATCAAATCGTAACACGCTTAACACGTATGTAA
- a CDS encoding NAD(+) kinase: MKITNHTKKLTTITTVGLVSKPNDGTLCGYVHEIETALNKHGVTLLIEKKSAQLLGCGEGISFEHMCKASDFLISLGGDGTLISLCRKSFKYHKPVLGIHAGQLGFLTDIQTDEISDFIEELFVGNYRIDTRMMLEVSLHVNGKVEKVVAFNDIVLSRSKISHMSTIKAYVDGQLFNSYYGDGLIVSTPTGSTAYNLSAGGPVVYPLTEALIITPICPHSLSQRPLVLPVDFEIAFESDGDTVIVVDGQDTYTMNEIERVSVRIAKQGAELIHSLDRDYFEILKKKLHWGHL; this comes from the coding sequence ATGAAAATAACCAATCATACAAAAAAATTAACCACGATTACAACCGTAGGGCTTGTCAGCAAACCCAATGATGGCACGCTATGCGGGTATGTGCATGAGATTGAAACGGCGCTGAATAAACACGGTGTTACCTTGCTCATTGAAAAGAAAAGTGCCCAACTTTTAGGGTGTGGCGAAGGGATAAGTTTTGAGCACATGTGCAAAGCGAGTGATTTTCTGATCTCCCTAGGAGGTGATGGCACACTGATCTCGTTGTGTCGCAAAAGCTTCAAGTATCATAAACCCGTTCTTGGGATTCATGCGGGGCAATTAGGGTTTTTAACCGACATTCAGACCGATGAAATCAGCGATTTTATTGAAGAACTTTTTGTGGGAAATTACCGTATTGACACGCGAATGATGCTGGAAGTCTCTTTACATGTAAACGGTAAAGTGGAAAAAGTGGTCGCGTTTAACGACATTGTGTTATCGCGTTCTAAAATATCGCACATGAGCACCATCAAAGCCTATGTGGATGGGCAACTTTTTAATTCGTATTATGGCGATGGTTTGATCGTCTCAACCCCTACAGGCTCAACCGCCTACAACCTCTCAGCAGGAGGTCCTGTGGTCTATCCACTCACCGAAGCGCTGATTATCACGCCGATTTGCCCGCATTCGCTCTCTCAACGGCCGCTTGTGTTGCCTGTCGATTTTGAGATTGCTTTTGAGAGTGATGGCGATACCGTGATTGTCGTGGATGGGCAAGATACCTATACGATGAATGAGATTGAGCGTGTGAGTGTGCGCATCGCGAAGCAAGGGGCGGAGCTGATTCACAGTTTGGATCGAGACTATTTTGAGATATTGAAAAAGAAACTGCATTGGGGGCATTTGTGA